In Candidatus Falkowbacteria bacterium, the genomic window AACTTATAATCAGAGATTTTATTTTGGACTTTTACCTTTTGACTTTTACCTTAAACTATGAAAGTAGCTTTTATCGGACAAAAAGGAATTCCTATGAAGTTCGGCGGAGTTGAAAAACACGTCGAGCGATTATCAGTGGGCCTAGCCAAGCGGGGGCACAAAGTTTTTGTTTACGCTCGGCCATGGTATACACCGAAGCGATTAAAAAAATATCAGGGTGTAAATATTCTTAATATAAAATCTATTAGAACCAAAAATCTTGATGCTATCAGTCATACTTGGCGAGCATCTTGGCATGCAGTTAGAAACAAATACGATATTATTCATTATCACGGAGTAGGTCCTTCTCTTTTGGCTTGGATCCCACGAGTATTTTGTCCCAAGACCAGAGTAGTTATTACTTTTCATTGTATTGATCGTAAACATCAGAAATGGGGCTGGTTTGCACGCTTTGCTTTATATCTTGGCGAATTAACAGCTGTGAAATTTGCTCATGACACAATTACCGTTTCTAAAGTTTTGCAAATGTATTGTAGTGATAAATATAGTTCCAATACGGTTTACATTCCTAATGGTATTGAGTTGCCAAAGAAAGTAGCTATTAATCAAGCTAAAAAATTTAATCTAAAAAAAGATGAATATATTTTGTTCTTATCTCGTTTGGTAAAACACAAAGGCGTACAATATTTGATTGATGCATATGAACAAATTAATACAGATAAAAAGTTAGTTATTGCTGGTGGTAGTGCCTTTACTGATGATTATGTTAAACAAATAAAAGAACAGGCCAAAGATAATCCAAATATTATTTTTACTGGTAATGTTCAGGGTGGCAGTCGTTTGTGGCAGGAATTATATTCTAATGCATCTCTAATGGTTCACCCATCAGAGAGTGAAGGTTTACCAATCGTGGTTTTGGAAGGTATGAG contains:
- a CDS encoding glycosyltransferase family 4 protein; translated protein: MKVAFIGQKGIPMKFGGVEKHVERLSVGLAKRGHKVFVYARPWYTPKRLKKYQGVNILNIKSIRTKNLDAISHTWRASWHAVRNKYDIIHYHGVGPSLLAWIPRVFCPKTRVVITFHCIDRKHQKWGWFARFALYLGELTAVKFAHDTITVSKVLQMYCSDKYSSNTVYIPNGIELPKKVAINQAKKFNLKKDEYILFLSRLVKHKGVQYLIDAYEQINTDKKLVIAGGSAFTDDYVKQIKEQAKDNPNIIFTGNVQGGSRLWQELYSNASLMVHPSESEGLPIVVLEGMSFGLPILVSDIPENMEAISGGFGFSFENKNVQDLKDKLQYVLECPELAKKVGQDARVHVDKNYNWKDIVLSVERVYEDVIHDHAQNKNYKKIHCINC